A genome region from Aggregicoccus sp. 17bor-14 includes the following:
- the cpaB gene encoding Flp pilus assembly protein CpaB codes for MLKGKTPLVVALVLGLFAGVLAYTALKTKEAAVRKGWTPVMVVVAKQDIPQGTVVTADMMANRKVPEQFVTSSVVKPESASYVEGSKVLVPLQAGDPLLWSQFASNKGGERLSTKVQKKGRAITIDASPKTSVGGWIRPNDHVDLIGTFRDPQSNDTVSVTLLQNIIVLATGKITGTTNVNLLPEADRDYNNITLLVIPEEAEIITLAQELGSLTVSLRNEDDVDMIEERGRATISTLLSGERTRVLEQRRQEVIQIIKGSGEHSAVGSRSAP; via the coding sequence ATGCTGAAGGGTAAGACCCCCCTCGTCGTCGCCCTCGTGCTCGGCCTGTTCGCGGGCGTGCTCGCGTACACGGCCCTGAAGACGAAGGAAGCGGCGGTGCGCAAGGGCTGGACGCCGGTGATGGTGGTGGTGGCCAAGCAGGACATCCCGCAGGGCACCGTGGTGACCGCGGACATGATGGCCAACCGCAAGGTGCCCGAGCAGTTCGTGACCTCGTCCGTGGTGAAGCCGGAGTCCGCGAGCTACGTGGAGGGCAGCAAGGTGCTGGTCCCGCTGCAGGCGGGCGACCCGCTCTTGTGGAGCCAGTTCGCGAGCAACAAGGGTGGCGAGCGCCTCAGCACCAAGGTGCAGAAGAAGGGGCGCGCGATCACCATCGATGCGAGCCCGAAGACCTCGGTGGGCGGGTGGATCCGCCCCAACGATCACGTGGACCTCATCGGCACCTTCCGCGACCCGCAGAGCAACGACACGGTGTCGGTGACGCTGCTGCAGAACATCATCGTGCTGGCTACCGGGAAGATCACCGGCACCACCAACGTGAACCTGCTGCCCGAGGCGGACCGCGACTACAACAACATCACGCTGCTGGTCATCCCCGAGGAGGCGGAGATCATCACGCTCGCGCAGGAGCTCGGCAGCCTCACGGTGAGCCTGCGCAACGAGGACGACGTGGACATGATCGAGGAGCGCGGCCGCGCGACGATCAGCACGCTGCTCTCGGGCGAGCGCACGCGCGTGCTCGAGCAGCGGCGCCAGGAGGTCATCCAGATCATCAAGGGCTCGGGCGAGCACAGCGCGGTGGGAAGCCGCAGCGCGCCGTAG
- a CDS encoding type II secretion system F family protein, translated as MLSGLVLLLVTGSVFFFSLVIATVLAKAYEQYQERYVVKSMNDLSDMFLFIDPRQMLALNVACMCLLGILSYVLFNPLLCIVATVFGFFLPMLLVRHYRKRRIKKFNVQLVDALQAMANAFKAGLTFPQAIETVSKEALAPLGQEFGLFVKEIKLGVPMEDALMNMGRRVGSDDLELVVVATNISRQLGGNMAEMFETISNVIRERFRLEGKIDALTSQGKLQGWIVAAMPLVLGLVLNAMRPDLMQPMLEHLFGYVLVTLVAVMEVLGVLIIRRIVNIDI; from the coding sequence ATGCTCTCCGGACTCGTCCTCCTCCTCGTCACCGGCTCGGTCTTCTTCTTTAGCCTGGTCATCGCGACCGTGCTGGCGAAGGCGTACGAGCAGTACCAGGAGCGCTACGTCGTCAAGTCGATGAACGACTTGAGCGACATGTTCCTGTTCATCGACCCGCGCCAGATGCTCGCGCTCAACGTGGCGTGCATGTGCCTGCTGGGGATCCTGAGCTACGTGCTCTTCAATCCTCTGCTGTGCATCGTGGCCACGGTGTTCGGCTTCTTCCTGCCGATGCTGCTGGTGCGCCACTACCGCAAGCGGCGCATCAAGAAGTTCAACGTGCAGCTGGTGGACGCGCTGCAGGCCATGGCGAACGCCTTCAAGGCGGGGCTCACCTTCCCCCAGGCCATCGAGACGGTGTCGAAGGAGGCGCTCGCGCCGCTGGGCCAGGAGTTCGGGCTCTTCGTGAAGGAGATCAAGCTGGGCGTCCCCATGGAGGACGCGCTGATGAACATGGGCCGGCGCGTGGGCAGCGACGACCTGGAGCTGGTGGTGGTGGCCACGAACATCTCGCGCCAGCTGGGCGGGAACATGGCGGAGATGTTCGAGACCATCTCCAACGTCATCCGCGAGCGCTTCCGGCTCGAGGGGAAGATCGACGCGCTCACCAGCCAGGGAAAGCTGCAGGGGTGGATCGTGGCGGCGATGCCGCTGGTGCTGGGGCTGGTGCTCAACGCCATGCGCCCGGACCTGATGCAGCCGATGCTCGAGCACCTCTTCGGCTACGTGCTGGTGACGCTGGTGGCGGTGATGGAGGTCCTCGGGGTCCTCATCATCCGGCGCATCGTGAACATCGACATCTAG
- a CDS encoding type II secretion system F family protein has translation MEILSNMMLGTAAVAVAASVSLLGHGLYQSYLGRLLTEVREESSGGVKGAGMVLVRKLGVVNRRFMTPAYEARVRRSLVKGGDPQAYKPEDILALQELSAVVGLFAGLILVNGVGQSLGWSVLFLLLGAYYPLLWVSDQVKKRHLLIGRALPYSLDLLTLSVEAGLDFTGALAKVVEKGKDGPLKEELQLVLKQLKMGKTREEALKSMIARVDLPALTTFVTALIQADKMGTSLGKVLRIQSTQMRIDRTQRAEKLAGEAPVKMLFPLIACIFPTVFMVLFGPIVFKMLFGQME, from the coding sequence ATGGAGATCCTCTCGAACATGATGCTGGGCACGGCGGCGGTGGCGGTGGCCGCCTCCGTGAGCCTGCTGGGCCACGGCCTGTACCAGAGCTACCTGGGGCGCCTGCTCACCGAGGTGCGCGAGGAGTCCTCGGGCGGCGTGAAGGGCGCCGGCATGGTGCTGGTGCGCAAGCTGGGCGTGGTGAACCGGCGCTTCATGACGCCAGCCTACGAGGCGCGCGTGCGCCGCAGCCTGGTGAAGGGCGGCGACCCGCAGGCCTACAAGCCCGAGGACATCCTCGCGCTGCAGGAGCTCTCCGCGGTGGTGGGGCTCTTCGCCGGGCTCATCCTGGTGAACGGGGTGGGGCAGAGCCTGGGCTGGAGCGTGCTCTTCCTCCTGCTCGGCGCCTACTACCCGCTGCTCTGGGTGAGCGATCAGGTGAAGAAGCGCCACCTGCTCATCGGGCGCGCGCTGCCCTACAGCCTGGACCTGCTCACGCTCTCGGTGGAGGCGGGCCTGGACTTCACCGGCGCGCTCGCGAAGGTGGTGGAGAAGGGCAAGGACGGCCCGCTCAAGGAGGAGCTGCAGCTGGTGCTCAAGCAGCTGAAGATGGGCAAGACGCGCGAGGAGGCGCTCAAGTCGATGATCGCCCGGGTGGACCTGCCCGCGCTCACCACCTTCGTCACCGCGCTCATCCAGGCGGACAAGATGGGCACCAGCCTGGGCAAGGTGCTGCGCATCCAGTCCACCCAGATGCGCATCGACCGCACACAGCGCGCCGAGAAGCTCGCGGGCGAGGCGCCGGTCAAGATGCTCTTCCCGCTCATCGCGTGCATCTTCCCCACGGTGTTCATGGTCCTGTTCGGGCCCATCGTGTTCAAGATGCTCTTCGGGCAGATGGAGTAG
- a CDS encoding FHA domain-containing protein has protein sequence MGYSLRISKGEQAGRELALGQGELRIGRGPENELVLPDAGVSRRHARIYAQGGALLVEDVGSANGTELNGVLLEGPQALEDGDCICLGPVELVFSHAAADSTRILAAAEVRPRAPARAAALETVTPRPGAKLPAGAAARTEAPLETAPTAAERARRRRAVSGTLGGQLRLAWEGLDRRGKSVAGALALAALLAMAGTLVALFQPRSAAREELGPEPTQLTATPLRGSFGLGDGVTWERPDMKVFTFEFTAPTRAVALLRYQASGISKDEVSVSVNGIDQGWVPPDAGGASERELELVLPPSALHRNARNQLIFDNVKNPPGHEPWRIEGLRVEIIPVPELPPAELLASARESVAKARAYDVQRAAGSENLFRAWKNYRFAWVTLEALDERPELYRDVRYALAQVSADLDRECARLMLEFQRGVQYRDAKAVREAFEDVLRHFPTTEHRCHTLALEQRNRYAL, from the coding sequence GTGGGCTACTCGCTGCGGATCTCGAAGGGGGAGCAGGCGGGGCGCGAGCTCGCGCTCGGGCAGGGCGAGCTGCGCATCGGACGCGGGCCGGAGAACGAGCTCGTGCTGCCGGACGCGGGGGTGTCGCGCCGCCACGCGCGCATCTATGCGCAAGGTGGAGCGCTGCTGGTGGAGGACGTGGGCAGCGCGAACGGCACCGAGCTCAACGGCGTGCTGCTCGAGGGCCCGCAGGCGCTCGAGGACGGCGACTGCATCTGCCTGGGGCCCGTGGAGCTGGTCTTCTCCCACGCCGCAGCGGACAGCACGCGCATCCTCGCCGCGGCCGAGGTGCGCCCGCGCGCGCCTGCCCGCGCCGCGGCGCTGGAGACCGTGACGCCGCGCCCCGGTGCGAAGCTGCCTGCCGGGGCGGCGGCACGCACCGAGGCACCGCTTGAGACAGCTCCCACCGCCGCCGAGCGCGCCCGCCGGCGCCGTGCGGTGAGCGGCACCCTGGGCGGGCAGCTGCGCCTCGCGTGGGAGGGGTTGGATCGCCGGGGCAAGTCGGTCGCGGGTGCGCTCGCGCTCGCCGCGCTGCTCGCCATGGCGGGAACGCTGGTGGCGCTGTTCCAGCCGCGCAGCGCCGCGCGAGAGGAGCTCGGCCCCGAGCCCACGCAGCTCACGGCCACGCCCCTGCGCGGCTCCTTCGGCCTCGGGGACGGGGTGACGTGGGAGCGGCCGGACATGAAGGTGTTCACCTTCGAGTTCACCGCGCCCACGCGCGCCGTGGCGCTGCTGCGCTACCAGGCGAGCGGCATCTCGAAGGACGAGGTGAGCGTCAGCGTCAACGGCATCGACCAGGGCTGGGTCCCGCCGGACGCGGGCGGCGCCTCCGAGCGCGAGCTGGAGCTGGTGCTCCCGCCCTCGGCGCTGCACCGCAACGCGCGCAACCAGCTCATCTTCGACAACGTGAAGAACCCGCCGGGCCACGAGCCCTGGCGCATCGAGGGGCTGCGGGTGGAGATCATCCCCGTGCCCGAGCTGCCGCCCGCGGAGCTGCTCGCGAGCGCGCGCGAGTCGGTGGCCAAGGCGCGCGCCTACGACGTGCAGCGCGCGGCGGGGAGCGAGAACCTCTTTCGCGCCTGGAAGAACTACCGCTTCGCGTGGGTGACGCTCGAGGCCCTGGACGAGCGCCCCGAGCTGTACCGGGACGTGCGCTACGCGCTCGCCCAGGTGAGCGCCGACCTGGACCGGGAGTGCGCGCGGCTGATGCTGGAATTCCAGCGAGGGGTGCAGTACCGGGACGCGAAGGCGGTGCGCGAGGCCTTCGAGGACGTGCTGCGGCACTTCCCTACGACCGAGCATCGCTGCCACACTCTCGCACTCGAACAGCGAAACCGGTACGCGCTGTAG
- a CDS encoding FHA domain-containing protein: MSTGTPPVRRGARTLPPEAERLARTEPNTAIVQLPEAPPSSARLCFTAGPRAGEELQLPELDEVVVGRAVDNPVAIPDSSVSRKHALLRRVGGGWAVSDLGSGNGTLVNGEPVEEERPLASGDTLTLGDSELRFEDGGQATTLMTLPARLPVPAPVTVHAVPMADAGGGPARPGPRVRSARASRAAAASAPEAQALRKKRLMIAGGAFAVLMLLLIGLKAKLDADARHAQESARVAAAQRARLGALFQESKNLVREGKWAEAKARLDTLAAARPDYPGVQDYLERAAKEVPNQAHLEEARGALAKSALGPAAMALAQVTPDTTQYDAVRALRAQLLTLSGQRVLEAKRLLDARELDAAKAVTADVLVAFPDQRDAKLLDEQAAQAIRLRDAPPPSAQGAAPRPWEPAVARFIDGDLTGAAALANACVGRAPRCKALLGQMSEFGGLYRKLEDLDAKGLARLLALDREITDGRASKMARTAGTRAASIFYKSASAAKASGQWGKAGEYARRTLQADPGHAGASNLLTELRTRAKDLYLSAYSLKDTSPDEALPRFREVMQMTAPGDETYEKAKGWVDKLSR, encoded by the coding sequence ATGTCCACCGGAACGCCGCCCGTGCGCCGCGGGGCGCGCACGCTCCCGCCCGAGGCGGAGCGTCTCGCGCGCACCGAGCCGAACACCGCCATCGTGCAGCTGCCCGAGGCGCCGCCCTCCAGCGCGCGCCTGTGCTTCACCGCGGGACCGCGCGCGGGCGAGGAGCTGCAGCTGCCGGAGCTGGACGAGGTGGTGGTGGGCCGCGCCGTGGACAACCCGGTGGCGATTCCCGACAGCTCGGTGTCGCGCAAGCACGCGCTGTTGCGGCGGGTGGGCGGCGGCTGGGCGGTGAGCGACCTGGGCTCGGGCAACGGCACGCTGGTCAACGGCGAGCCGGTCGAGGAGGAGCGCCCGCTCGCGAGCGGCGACACGCTCACCCTGGGTGACTCCGAGCTGCGCTTCGAGGACGGCGGGCAGGCCACCACCCTGATGACGCTGCCGGCGCGGCTGCCGGTGCCTGCGCCCGTCACGGTGCACGCGGTGCCGATGGCGGACGCGGGCGGGGGGCCCGCGCGCCCCGGCCCCCGCGTGCGCAGCGCCCGGGCGAGCCGGGCGGCCGCGGCGAGCGCTCCGGAGGCGCAGGCGCTGCGCAAGAAGCGCCTGATGATCGCGGGCGGCGCGTTCGCGGTCCTGATGCTGCTGCTCATCGGGCTCAAGGCGAAGCTGGATGCGGACGCGCGCCACGCGCAGGAGAGCGCGCGGGTGGCCGCGGCGCAGCGGGCGCGGCTCGGCGCGCTGTTCCAGGAGAGCAAGAACCTGGTGCGCGAGGGGAAGTGGGCCGAGGCCAAGGCGCGCCTGGACACGCTCGCCGCCGCCCGGCCGGACTACCCCGGCGTGCAGGACTACCTGGAGCGCGCGGCGAAGGAGGTCCCCAACCAGGCGCACCTCGAGGAGGCGCGGGGCGCGCTCGCCAAGAGCGCGCTGGGCCCTGCCGCCATGGCGCTCGCGCAGGTGACGCCGGACACCACCCAGTACGACGCGGTGCGCGCGCTGCGCGCCCAGCTGCTCACGCTCTCCGGGCAGCGGGTGCTGGAGGCGAAGCGCCTGCTGGACGCGCGCGAGCTGGACGCGGCGAAGGCCGTCACGGCGGACGTGCTCGTGGCCTTCCCCGACCAGCGCGACGCGAAGCTGCTGGACGAGCAGGCCGCGCAGGCCATCCGCCTGCGCGATGCGCCGCCGCCCTCCGCGCAGGGCGCCGCGCCCAGGCCGTGGGAGCCCGCGGTGGCGCGCTTCATCGATGGGGATCTCACCGGCGCTGCCGCCCTGGCCAACGCCTGCGTGGGGCGCGCCCCGCGCTGCAAGGCGCTGCTCGGGCAGATGAGCGAGTTCGGGGGCCTGTACCGCAAGCTCGAGGACCTGGACGCGAAGGGGCTCGCACGCCTGCTCGCGCTGGACCGGGAGATCACGGACGGCCGGGCGAGCAAGATGGCCCGCACTGCGGGTACGCGCGCGGCGAGCATCTTCTACAAGAGCGCCTCGGCGGCGAAGGCGAGCGGGCAGTGGGGCAAGGCGGGCGAGTACGCGCGGCGCACCCTGCAGGCGGATCCCGGACACGCGGGCGCCTCGAACCTGCTCACGGAGCTTCGCACGCGGGCCAAGGACCTGTATCTCTCCGCCTACTCCCTCAAGGACACCAGCCCGGACGAGGCGCTCCCGCGCTTTCGCGAGGTGATGCAGATGACGGCACCTGGCGACGAGACCTACGAGAAGGCCAAGGGCTGGGTGGACAAGCTCTCCCGATGA
- the xseA gene encoding exodeoxyribonuclease VII large subunit: MTKRKGAPEAPPQSPLQQADLFGTALPKSAPPTRAGAVRPAAERAPAPPPAPAPAQEVSQPLAPLAGSPAASAPNGAAKAARTVLTVGELTRQIKNTLETKYTRVIVRGEVSSFRGANARGHLYFTMKDAGASIDAKLWASQAARLRFALRDGLAVVAEGSVDLYEPQGRYSLIVSRLEPEGEGALALAFEQLKERLAAEGLIGDRRIRPPRPVPFLPRRIGVVTSRTGAALQDFLRVLHSRHPRLPVLVCDARVQGEGSAEEVARGIERLARTDVDVIVVTRGGGSVEDLWTFNEERVARAIHASPVPVVSAIGHEIDFTIADFVADLRAPTPSAAAERLAPVLADLQFTLATQEARLRQAATRRVLELRGGLSAQSGRLVDPRRQLGQQRLHLSEQLERAMRVLRPSLRQRRAGLQALDERLQRAAPQARLAEQRQRLLKLHARLTEALRAQLSAQRAQLTGDRLRLERASPAALVAAQRTALLDRRARLLAGERLAQGQAQAHFQRLAARLDAMSPLKVMSRGYAVAFRKADGRVVRSMADVQVGDALGVKFANGGARTLGACEEIEATVTALSGPGDC, from the coding sequence ATGACGAAGCGCAAGGGCGCCCCCGAGGCGCCGCCCCAGTCCCCGCTCCAGCAGGCCGACCTCTTCGGCACCGCTCTGCCGAAGAGCGCCCCTCCCACCCGCGCGGGGGCCGTGCGCCCTGCGGCCGAGCGTGCGCCGGCGCCGCCTCCCGCTCCCGCCCCTGCTCAGGAGGTTTCCCAGCCCCTCGCGCCGCTCGCGGGCAGCCCCGCCGCGAGCGCGCCCAACGGCGCCGCCAAGGCCGCGCGCACCGTGCTCACGGTGGGCGAGCTCACCCGGCAGATCAAGAACACGCTGGAGACGAAGTACACGCGCGTCATCGTGCGCGGCGAGGTCTCGAGCTTCCGCGGTGCGAACGCGCGCGGGCACCTGTACTTCACGATGAAGGACGCGGGCGCCTCCATCGACGCGAAGCTGTGGGCCTCGCAGGCGGCGCGCCTGCGCTTCGCGCTGCGCGACGGGCTCGCGGTGGTCGCCGAGGGGAGCGTGGACCTCTACGAGCCCCAGGGGCGCTACAGCCTCATCGTGAGCCGGCTGGAGCCGGAGGGGGAGGGGGCGCTCGCGCTCGCCTTCGAGCAGCTCAAGGAGCGGCTCGCGGCCGAGGGGCTCATCGGCGACCGGCGCATCCGGCCGCCCAGGCCCGTGCCCTTCCTGCCCCGGCGCATCGGCGTGGTGACGAGCCGCACGGGCGCGGCGCTGCAGGACTTCCTGCGCGTGCTGCACTCGCGCCACCCGCGCCTGCCGGTGCTGGTGTGCGACGCGCGCGTGCAGGGGGAGGGGAGCGCCGAGGAGGTGGCGCGCGGCATCGAGCGGCTCGCCCGCACGGACGTGGACGTGATCGTGGTGACGCGCGGCGGTGGCTCGGTGGAGGACCTCTGGACCTTCAACGAGGAGCGCGTGGCGCGCGCCATCCACGCGAGCCCCGTGCCGGTGGTGAGCGCCATCGGCCACGAGATCGACTTCACCATCGCGGACTTCGTCGCGGACCTGCGCGCGCCCACGCCGAGCGCGGCGGCCGAGCGGCTCGCGCCGGTGCTCGCGGACCTGCAGTTCACGCTCGCGACGCAGGAGGCGCGGCTGCGCCAGGCGGCGACGCGGCGGGTGCTGGAGCTGCGCGGGGGGCTGAGCGCGCAGTCGGGGCGGCTCGTGGACCCGCGGCGGCAGCTCGGGCAGCAGCGGCTGCACCTCTCCGAGCAGCTCGAGCGCGCGATGCGGGTGCTGCGCCCCTCCCTGCGCCAGCGGCGCGCGGGGCTGCAGGCGCTGGACGAGCGGCTGCAGCGCGCGGCGCCCCAGGCGCGGCTCGCCGAGCAGCGCCAGCGCCTGCTCAAGCTGCATGCGCGGCTCACCGAGGCCCTGCGCGCGCAGCTCAGCGCCCAGCGCGCGCAGCTCACGGGGGACCGCCTCCGGCTCGAGCGCGCCTCGCCCGCGGCGCTCGTGGCCGCCCAGCGCACGGCCCTGCTGGACCGGCGCGCTCGCCTGCTTGCTGGCGAGCGGCTCGCCCAGGGGCAGGCCCAGGCGCACTTCCAGCGGCTCGCGGCCCGGCTGGACGCGATGAGCCCGCTCAAGGTGATGTCGCGCGGCTACGCGGTGGCCTTCCGCAAGGCGGACGGCCGGGTGGTGCGCAGCATGGCGGACGTGCAGGTGGGGGACGCGCTGGGGGTGAAGTTCGCCAACGGCGGGGCCCGCACGCTGGGGGCCTGCGAGGAGATCGAGGCCACGGTGACGGCGCTGAGTGGGCCGGGCGACTGTTGA
- the xseB gene encoding exodeoxyribonuclease VII small subunit, producing MAKDSAKDTAKDGKEPGSAPPEQYGDVVGRLEGVVAQLEAGTLSLEDSLKAFEEGIKLVRRGESLLNAAEQRIELLLSEDGKDTAVRLQTGVKPPTLPAAPRKGPPSADEDVPF from the coding sequence GTGGCCAAGGACAGCGCGAAGGACACGGCGAAGGACGGCAAGGAGCCGGGCAGCGCCCCGCCCGAGCAGTACGGGGACGTGGTGGGCCGGCTCGAGGGGGTGGTGGCGCAGCTGGAAGCCGGCACGCTCTCGCTGGAGGACTCGCTCAAGGCCTTCGAGGAGGGCATCAAGCTGGTGCGCCGCGGCGAGAGCCTGCTCAATGCCGCCGAGCAGCGCATCGAGCTGCTGCTGAGCGAGGACGGCAAGGACACGGCCGTGCGGCTGCAGACGGGCGTGAAGCCGCCCACCCTGCCGGCTGCCCCGCGCAAGGGGCCTCCCTCCGCGGACGAGGACGTGCCCTTCTAG
- a CDS encoding PleD family two-component system response regulator, which translates to MGKLKVTIVDDDRDTRELLAVALEGEGFEVTAAANGLRLIASLQLNRPDVILLDVNMSWIDGFELCRAVKKNEGFRDIPVIFVSGRSSPEDLQRGKEVGASDYFVKPLDLDALITRIRTLVPGSGSAPSPGRAP; encoded by the coding sequence ATGGGAAAGCTCAAGGTCACCATTGTCGACGATGACCGCGACACGCGGGAGCTGCTCGCGGTCGCGCTCGAGGGCGAGGGCTTCGAGGTGACGGCGGCGGCCAACGGGCTGCGCCTCATCGCCTCGCTGCAGCTCAACCGCCCGGACGTCATCCTGCTGGACGTGAACATGTCCTGGATCGACGGCTTCGAGCTGTGCCGCGCGGTGAAGAAGAACGAGGGCTTCCGGGACATCCCGGTCATCTTCGTGAGCGGGCGCTCGAGCCCGGAAGACCTGCAGCGCGGCAAGGAGGTGGGCGCCTCCGACTACTTCGTGAAGCCGCTGGACCTCGATGCGCTGATCACGCGCATCCGTACGCTGGTTCCCGGCTCTGGCTCCGCGCCCAGCCCCGGCCGGGCCCCCTGA
- a CDS encoding polyprenyl synthetase family protein, whose amino-acid sequence MTSDFVLEPYLRRQAARVEALLAARMDSLAPAVPPRLLEAMRYSLLGGGKRLRPVLCLAFAEAVGGSSGAGGRAAEDAACALEYVHTYSLVHDDLPAMDDDDLRRGRPTNHKVYGEAMAILAGDALLTEALGLVAAGAEPCRAGLCRELAQGAGAAGMVGGQVLDIAEDRPAELGYLTRLHRLKTGALIRAACRMGVLAAGGDAGALERAHTYGEAVGLAFQIADDLLDVTGSAAELGKPVGADAAAGRFTFPAVLGLEGSRELAARKVAEAVEAVRPLEPGDGPLAALARYAVERSS is encoded by the coding sequence ATGACGTCCGACTTCGTCCTGGAACCCTACCTGCGCCGCCAGGCGGCGCGCGTGGAGGCGCTGCTCGCGGCGCGCATGGATTCACTCGCGCCCGCGGTGCCGCCGCGCCTCCTCGAGGCGATGCGCTACTCGCTGCTGGGCGGTGGCAAGCGGCTGCGCCCGGTGCTGTGCCTCGCCTTCGCGGAGGCCGTGGGCGGCAGCAGCGGCGCAGGCGGGCGCGCGGCGGAGGACGCGGCGTGCGCGCTCGAGTACGTGCACACCTACTCGCTCGTGCACGACGACCTGCCGGCCATGGACGACGACGACCTGCGCCGCGGCCGCCCCACGAACCACAAGGTCTACGGCGAGGCGATGGCCATCCTGGCCGGCGACGCGCTGCTCACCGAGGCGCTGGGCCTGGTGGCGGCGGGGGCGGAGCCCTGCCGCGCGGGCCTCTGCCGCGAGCTCGCGCAGGGCGCGGGGGCCGCGGGGATGGTGGGCGGGCAGGTGCTGGACATCGCGGAGGACCGCCCCGCCGAGCTCGGCTACCTCACCCGCCTGCACCGTTTGAAGACGGGCGCGCTCATCCGGGCCGCCTGCCGCATGGGCGTGCTCGCGGCGGGCGGAGACGCCGGCGCGCTCGAGCGCGCGCACACCTACGGCGAGGCGGTGGGGCTCGCGTTCCAGATTGCCGACGACCTGCTGGACGTGACGGGCAGCGCGGCCGAGCTCGGAAAGCCGGTGGGCGCGGACGCGGCGGCGGGGCGCTTCACCTTCCCCGCGGTGCTGGGGCTCGAGGGCTCGCGCGAGCTCGCGGCGCGCAAGGTGGCCGAGGCGGTGGAGGCGGTGCGGCCGCTGGAGCCGGGTGACGGTCCGCTCGCCGCGCTTGCGCGCTACGCAGTGGAGCGCAGCTCGTGA